Within Cyprinus carpio isolate SPL01 chromosome A7, ASM1834038v1, whole genome shotgun sequence, the genomic segment tttatatttaaaacaattatttgcattaacatatttcaaacaaattttaatagttttaaactttagtttaacaaagaaaaacactgattGAAGACTTTAGCTGAAAACTTTACTGACAATACTGATTTATGATGCCCATTATTTTGACAAGGCCATTCAGAATGGCTCAAAAATGGTAGCCTTGCTTCCTCAAACTTATGCTAAACCATTAAACTTGCAAAATGTTTGTCAACAAAGATGCTGTTTTTAGCAGCCTAATAGCCCATTTTATGTACAGCTGCATCTccacagcaaaaataaaagcCATCACTCAAAGACCCTATTACAACAGGGATAAAAGTCCCAAACAAGCCTGAAGACAGAATCTTTCAATCTCACACTAGAAATCACACAAACACGCATTCATTCCCAATGTATTGTGGGCTGTAGCGAAGGGAGGCAATGAGGTATTGATTGACATACCTGGAAAATGCTGGCACCATAGGGAGTCCTCCAAGCATTCAAGAGGTTGTCCTTCCCAGTGCTCACAAACCATTTACCTTTAGGAAATGGAACAAACACACATGTACTAATGGGTACAGAGTCAAGGTTGCTCTAAATGACTTGATTCACTACAGCTCGACTTATTTGGAAGCAGAGTGATCCattaagagaaaaagagagagagcgctcGGGGTGGTACAAAGTGCAACCTGGCCCAGCTAAAATGGAAAAACACCACTGAATACTAAAGTAAGGCTGAAGTACTCTGTGCAATGTCATGTCTCAGACATATTTCATAGCaagactattgtttttttttcaccatgtaTTCTCAGGTGGAAGATGCACTACATATAAGGTGAAGTAACGGTGTCTTACCACAGTAGGCAAATTTGAGGGAGAGGACACAGCTCTCGTGCAGGTGCAGCTGGTACTTGTCAGGCTTGGTGTGATGAAGCACCTCCACATTACTGCTCTCCATTCCCACAGCCAGCCACTCACCCATCGGACAGTAGCCCAGAGAGAAGATCTAGATGAGAGCACAAAGCACAAAGGCAATCACACACTTATCTAAAAGCATACAAACAATTTATGCATAAACACTGGTTTGGATTTTCGGTATATTAACAGAAACGGAACACTAAAGAAGTCATTAAAATAAGTCAAGAAATGCAatgtttacacatacatatagataAATACACTAGTggtcaaatatatttgtttttgttttttttcaaaattaacacttttattcagcaaggttcaGCATAATTGTTTTCTACATTAATCTGTTATGTGAGAACCAAGTCAGCATACCAatcagatttctgaaggatcatgtgacactgaggactagagtaatggctgctgaaagtcagctgtcatcacaggaataaattacattttttgaaaataaattaaatagaaaatggttactttaaaggggtcatgaattgagaaaaatcaacatttacttgagcttttgacatataagagacCATCGAACTAAAagaacatcctgtaagtttcagaactgaaaacctctgtgttactgaaataaaagcttttattgacaccagGCCCAGCGAATGCCAGATCCTGGAATGTGCCTACCTATGATGTAACAAATAGGTTAAACACTGCCTCCACAGAAGAATATCAACTCCTAATTCTGTAGCCCCACCCTCTAATTCGAACATGACACAGTAGGGAAATAACATAAGTGGTGCTAAACTGTTCGAGCAACCAAGCAATAAACATGCCATTAAATATGGCAAAATGTTGTGCAGAGCCTGGTGCGGAAGAACACAGTCGCTGCATAACTTTCCTTCAAATATTAGGAATGCATGGTTGaactttattttgaatgaagTTCCAGCTCACGTGAATAAAACATTGAGTGTTTGTTTGCTTCATTTCACTGCGGATTCCTttgtaaacaagacacaggtCAATGCTGGATTTCAGAGAGACTGAGATTAAAAAGCAATGCTGTGTCatctatattggatccgacaggaATGGCGCAGCACACTTATGcgagtaaaaaaatatttgtactatgTGTAACTATTGCTTTGTTAGAGATTGCTTGATATGTCCTGACTATGTGTACGTGTCTAACCAGAGTCACAGAAGGCTCCAACTTTGAGGGATGTAACttgtcaaacaaacacacagaatgtTAGTTTACTATGCAAAACTGCTATGCAATCATAGCAGTGGTCGTTTACTTCCAAGTCTTCAAGGCGGCATGCCCATAAAAACCGAGTGTTTCTCGAGCCGGCCTAAAACCAGggtagaaaatagcctattacttattgtttttgatgtatttaaatgttaaaaacatgggCTGTGTATCGAGAATTTGGCGATACGATGTCGCGATACATTTAGATACTGTAAGCAAGGCGATATATATTTGGATATTTCTTATATTAGGAATAGGATATAattttaggaaagctgtcattaaggACCCTacaccatatgcaaaccttaaaaaaaaaaaaaaaaagttatttaacaagaacacagtgggatctgtATTTGCATTAAATAGTCCCTGTAACATTTAACGTCACTGaaccactttttgtgcagtaCGAGTAAAGGGGGAAAAATACAGTACTTGCAGGATTctatagttaaattaaatgtaaaaaagctgCTATAAACAGGCCATATATATTTTAGACCTTGCTTTAAAGATTcagtttatgtttaaaatttcaacatacaatgtcataacattttgatcggaacaaaataattacatctgTTCAATATCAATGAaattaaagtgcttgcaggaAGAACATGAAGAACTGTGTGAAGAACATGAGCAcacatgaagacacacacacatgcgtggAGTGTGTCATTGTGTGACTGCGGTAtagaaaattaaaagcaaattcactCCAAAACTAAAAGTGCACTTCATGACTTGCATCATATCAAAATCTAGTAATGAACGTCAAGGATAAAAGATTTGTagctgtttttagtttaaaacatcCTCTATTATCTAATTATGTGTGTCTTGGACGTGGTGTCCATCAGAAACAGACTAAGTGCCTATCTTTAGCGAAGCAGCGCGGAGAGCCACTTCCGGAATATACTGCGGCGCGGTTGCTATAAACACAAGCACTGACTAGAGTGACCTTGATCAGCTTTTGTGCCTTGTCTGTAACGAAAGCCGAAATGACACCACACTTCAGCTTTGAACAATTCTTTCATCCTTCATTACTAGCAGCGAACTAAACTAACGCTAACAATAGTGGCATGTCCTTATACTAGTACTTCCTGTCACTGTTTAAGTTCAGAGATTAGACTGAAATCTAGCGGTcgggatataaactcaaaacgaaacaactgccatgaatcttgcaggatttttatttatttatcttttttaataaatatcgaTATTGCACTTTTGAGATTCGATACAGCATTGCCAAACAAAATACTGTGATATTCACGTGTATCAATATTTTCTTACAACCCTAGTAAAAACCACGCTAACGTCATaagtataaaatcatttttaaaaagccaattcatgacccctttaaataatatttagcaatattactgttttcactgtatttttgataaatgcagtgttggtaagcataacagacttttttcaaaactattaccaatcaaaagtttggggttggtaagattttattaatgctaaaatatgattttgtgtgtgtgtaacattttacctGTGAAGTAAAGTCATGCTGCTGGAGTTGTCGTCCCTCTCTCAGGTCCCAGGACCGTACTGTGTTGTCCAGTCCACCTGTCCACAGTTTGGTGCCATCATGGGAAATGTCTATACAACTTGCACCATCTGTGTGGCCTTGGAACTGCCTACATACATAGACAAGACATATACACATTGTCGTTTAATGCATCAGAACAGCGTATGCATCTCTATCCACAAAGAGACAGTAAGTCAGGCAGCAACTCCTGGCTTGCTTCCTACCTGACAAGGGTTTGGTTATGAAGGTCCCAGACAGCAATATTTCCGTCACTGCAGCAGGAGAAGCAGACCTTGGCATCGGGGCTGATAGCCAGCGCATAGCAGGCCGGGGCAGAAGAGGTGAGCTCGGCTTTGATGCGGGGAGTCTGAGAGGCCAAATCCCATATGGTCAGAGTGCTGGCTTCCCCTCCAACGATCAAAGTACGGCCATCCGGAAGCAGCTTACAGGAACGGATATAGTTATCCCTgttctaaagagagagagaagcatgGAACATATGTTGAAAGACAGACATTTTTGGAAGGCTGCATAAAAAGAGGaatttggtgggggggggggggttgtattTGATAAGAATATGTACAAATATCCCTCCATAGCCCCTTAATAATCAGGCTGAAGAGGTGGACCAATCAAAATGGCGGGGCTGAAAAGCAGCCGTTCAGCTCCCTGTTATTTGCTCTGGCTCTCTAATTCCTGTCTAACCTGTGTTTATGAAGGTTAATCAAGGAGGAAAGGCGGCTGATAAGAGGGCACAGAATGGTAAGTGGGTATGGAAAGGGTTTTTAGTTGCAGCGCCAGGATGAAGCACATTTTCAAATTAGCAGGAGAATTCTAGATCTGTTCCTGAGGGAGACCAATAAGTCCTGGCTTTCAGACAAATTAAATCACTTTATAATGGCCGAACAGCTCATCAAATCACCGCTTTCTGCATTATGGAGCAAGCACAGGgacatgtacacacaaaaaagcaaGTTACAAAGACTGAGGGGGATAATGGAGAACCATCATGGTATTTTCCCCTAGAATAACTACACATAGCCCAAAAAGTGGTTCTTTATTTAGCAAGGGGATTAAAGGGAGGATAAAGATTACACatagaaatgtttattaaaaagaatGTAATTGTACTTCAGAATAGATAATTCTGGTGATTTGTGTGGACTGATTAGACGACGTCAGTTTTTACCAGACAGTCGAGTTGTGAGACGGGGCTCTTGCTGCCAGGCTGACTGATGTCCCAGATCTTCACGCAGCCTTTGCCGCCAGTATAGACATGCCGTGTGGGGTTGCTGATGGTTACGGCGCACACCACCTCACCGTGGCTGAGTGTGTTGATCTGACGGGCATGACGGGGAATCCCTGGTCCAATCAGAGCATCTGGAGGAAAAGGTACTGGTTGCATCTGGCCATCCGCGCTAACGTGAAAGGAGTAGGCCCTTTTTAATCGGAGCATAAAAggataagataaaataataagaatgatCAATAATCAGAAATTCTCATACATCACAtacatgtcacatgatcctttagaaatcattctagtatgtttatttggtgtaagaaacatttcttatcaaagtcaaaaacagctgtgttgctttatatttttatggaaaacatgattatttgatgaatagaaagttcaaaagaacagcatttatttgaaattgaaatgttttctaacattacaaatgtctcttttgatcaatttaatgcatcctcgctgaattaaagtattaatttctttcaaagaaaaaaaagatagcaTGTTATACATAGTTTGAGTTAAATAAAAGCACTTACGGTTTTCCTCCAGGTATAGAGGTCAGACTTGCTGGCAGACCAGGGGCACGCATGTGGGGATGAGGATCGAAGCCCGCCTGCAACACACAGACATCTTAGTATCGTAGCATAAAAgactaaaatgtgaaaaatacataagctgcaaaacaaaataaaactaattttgtaGTCTAATTTTTCTCTGTATCAGCTCTATTGccatattgtaatatattgttaatattccAGTTAAGCTCTTGTTCGCACTTTAGCTCTCACCTCAAGCCATTATTAGAACCGCCCCCCACACCCCAACCAGACATCTGTTACTTCCCATGTCATCAGCACAAACACAGAGATCCAGAACAAACACAAAAGGTAATATTTAACCGGAATGCTATCCTAACAAGGTAAGCATGCGAAGCTAGTCTCTGAGTTAAGGAAGAGAGCCACTGAAGGCCATTCAGCGATTAGAGGAACAGGAGGTGTGTGTGTAAGCTTCTGCCATCCTTTAGGAATGTATATGTAATCAAAGAAAATAAAGACAGGGAGTCTAACCATAGGCGAGCGTCCATAGGCAGCAGCTGCTGCGGCACTCATCTGAGGGGAGATGTGAAGGCCAGGGTAAACACCCGGACTGGTCAATGAGCCGTTCATCTCTGGGTGGTGACCCATCATGGCGAACGGAGACCCATATGGCGGCGCAATCGACAATGGTGTACGTAGGGCAGGTGCTGCTGGGAATATATGAAGAAGAAAAGCCAAAGTTGAAAAGCCATAAATGCATACTCACACTTCCAGGTTTGGATGGTTAGCATAGCCCCAACATTTTTTCTTTGACTCCAGATTAACCACATAGCATCACCAGCTCAGGTAACTGGTGTCAAAAAGTTGTCCAATGATCAAAAATATGGTCAAAGGCTTAGACAAATGAGAAAGCTTGATGAATGGATAGctttaaaatatgcacatttacTACTTACTCAGTGCTTCTATGCCAGGTGGTTTTCCAGGTATGGGTCTGAGCCCAGGGGTGTTGCTGGTTCCTGGGGTGGGAGCGTCGTTGCGTGGGGTGGGGGTGTTGGACTTTAAACCTGGGGTGGAGGACTTGTCATTCTGAAAGATGAAGGAACAGAGATGGAATTAATTCTAGCTAAAGCTACATACCAGAAATGCTGAGAGTGCTCTCGCACTAATCCAGTCAAACACTGACAGCTCATTATAGCGGAGGAGGATAAAGCTAAACTTCAGACCAAACCCCTCCCCGAGACCTCATCCTCTCTCACTCATCTTTAACatgctttcttctcctcttcccCTCTGAGGCTAGCTAAGCGCATTGCAATATTAGCCAAGGCTAGCGGCTAAGCCGCTGTTTGTCTGACAGTAGCTGATGTATTCATGTTATGATTCAATCTGACATTTTCACTGCAGCTATAAAGCTGAGGAGAGGAAGAGGGTTTTGCAAACATGCAGAGACACGACACCATAAATTACCATTCTCTATTCCCTAACGCTTACATGTGGGTGGTCCTTCACTTTAGAGGAAGGGGTGCTCCCAGAGGAGGCCACAGAAGCCGGGCTGTTGGGGGCATCTTTCTTCAGTGCTCTGGCCTTATCAAGTCCATTCTCAGGAGGAGAGTGAGACGGGCTGACCCTCGGAGTGGCAGGATCCTACAGTGGGAAAGAGAAACTTCAGTACCATACGAAAGACTAGTAGCTCTCCAACCAAAAATGGGAAACAGACATACTAGTTTTTACCTCGTTGGACACATCCACGACCAGATCATCACTTTTGTCACCATCACTGTCCTGTAGTGTATAAACAACATTTCTAGACTTGAGTGATCCAAGATAATAATGTATTTCTGGAAGTAacactgatatgaaaaaaaaaaaaaaaaaaacatttggctaAAACACACCTGGCTGTAAATTTGTTAGTATGAACAATCATAAATTTGTAGCATGGTATAGACAgtttatatatacactcaccataatatacactaccacccaaagtttgaggtcagtgttttcagagtttttttaaagtctcttatgctcacaaagactgcatttatttgatcgaaatacagtaaagacagtaatattgtcaaatttaattagaatttaagATAACAGCtttctaattttaaaatgtaatttttttcagggGTCTTGGATGGataaaaagttcaaagaacagcattttttttaacacaaatattatgtaacagtgtaaaattatttaaaatttgacaaccttgctgaataaaacttttgaacagtagtatacgttttaaacagcaaaatgaaaatgaattaattagGAACGGACAATATATCAGTATCTTATCAACCATAAGAGATCGCTTACTAGaatctgttaatattagttatttGATCTGAGTGCAAAATCATTtgtagaaaagagaaaaaaaaaaatatttcacaaaatgaatgACCATTGAAAACAACTAATTTCTGTATGTGGGGCTGTACTACACAGAATCTTACATATCGGCTCATGTTGTCCTTCTCCTCTACTCTGCGTTTCTTCGGGTCCAGACTATATTCAGAAGTGCCTCTGTGTTTCTCACTGGCCCTCAGGCTCTCTGACGGCGATACTGAATTATTctgcttaaaacaaaacaaaacaaaaaaagttgatcagcacaaatcaaaaataaaagcttatcaCTGTGCACTTGGTGACAATACACTTAAATTTTCCCCTGAAATAATGCTACATTTATAGAATTCATACATTTTGCACTtgtcaaatcaatatttcaggaTCCTACCTCAAAAAGTGTCATCTTGAGAAACCCAAACTAATAGAACCCCCCTGAATATCACGTAgcatacatgtatttatatatgcaggtttattacattttaaacaaatactcCATGTAAGAGCTTCTCCCTCAGTATAACATAACAGACACTTCAGGTCCAGCTCATTAGCTGCAGACAGTCAGCTATGCTCAGGACGGCCCGGGCTTTCAGCAGCACAAATACAAATATCAGAGGTGACATGGGGCCACTGGTGCCTTTAAATGAGCCATGTGTGTAAATTCCTCTCTCATACAAGGTAAACACAAAGAAGCGAGGGGGTTAAACCCCAGGCCCTGTTAGATCACCCTGTACTCCTTGGCATGGAGAAAAGGAGAGTGCGTGGGGCCTGCCAAGCAAGCAAGCCCAGACCCCATGAAGCAAAGCAGGCGGGACAGCTGAGCAAACTATCCCTGAAGAGTGAGGCGTCTAAACCAGCCTGACCACACCACGCTTCAAACATTCTGGGCTAACCTCACAGCCCTGGGCAACCTGCACCAAGCATTAAACAATGCCAATGCGCCAAGCTGGACAGCAGGGTCAAGCGAAAACTGATCCCTCCGGCACAGAgcggggagagaaagagagaataacaGTGTAATGCAAACACCAGACCAGAATAAACTGCCCCTCACCCTGACAGTTAACCAGCCAGACGACATCTTGTTTTCCTACCCTCCTGCACATGCCCACCCCTACTAAAACACCGCAAACAGCCACCCTTTCAACACAACTAGTGGGCCTTAAAAGGGAGAGTGAGTCTATGTATGCCACTTTTACTCCCCGGCGCTCTGCCAAGACCACTTGCTGCCTTAAGCCTAGTTCACACTACACGACTTTAAACGTCCGCAGATcgctgtgctgttcagactacatgacttgcTGTCCGTCTTGAAGTCGTTGTGGTCTTCACACTAGACGACACTACATAATGCAACAGGGGGTGACACACTACACGAGCTGACAACAACTCTGTCACCCAATGACTCTACACGGTCCACAAACCACGCTTTGTTACGAAAACTCACGCGAGAAGTTGAACATAAATGACACGAATCAAAAACTGAAACAGGAGTTGGTTTTTTGAAAATGGACATCAGGAGGAATTTGGGCTGCAAGTTGTTTGCGTGATAatctgttctaaaaaaaaaaatttgctccaTTTCTTGTCTCCCAATTTTTCTTAAAGCTGTGTTGCTGCCGCTGTTTTTCTTCCACTGACCTCAACCCATTCCTTGCTCTCTCACTGGCTGTAGCTCGTTGTGACACCTGACACCACGTGATTTCGAGTTGGCTGACCgctccagatatttagcatgctagaTATATGTTTAGTGTCTGTGACGTGTCAGCGAGCCTCTTTGATGCgtcttaaaatcctgtagtgtgaactaggcATTAGAGCTACacaattcatcaaaataaaagtgaaatctCAATATGGATTAGCAAGATTATCAAACTACAAATGCTgtgattcaattaaaaataaatatatgcacagtgTATTACAGAGTGAAGCGTTCTGTATACAAGCAAGCAGCAGTCTCTCAAAGTGGCTTGCTCACAGTAAATGCTGAACCTAacaaactccatctctgcatgAGTTTGGGTCACTTATAATGTGTATTTGAAAACAGGACACACCAACCATCCTCCCCCAAATTATAACGAAAAGCTTTTATGAATCAGCTGTGGTctaaaaaaaagatcagatttaAGGGTTTCCTTCGGTTTTCTGTCGAAAAAgcttaattgtttatatttgaaacatAATAAATGAAGGCACCCATAAATAtagtactgtaattttacagttgttctttaaaataaaattgtcttactattttacagtgaattacaatagtaatatttcctaTTTGTTTAAATTGTTGTAAATTGCAAAAATCAAATTTTGACAAATTGTGAagcctttcaaaaacaaaaaactacagcaaacctggagcttctttttaaaaacttcaaatagttaataataataataataataataataataacaacaacaactattaaatgtaaacttttttttccccaaatcgtACATCCTTACTTTATTGTATTTggtggttttaaaaaataaagtatacataAATTGTGTGTAGGTACCGTAGAAGACAGTCACAGcagaaaagacagaaaaggaaGAGCAcatatcccagaatgcactgagAGTGGCAGCAGCTGAGTGGTGCTCCCTCTTTGAGCATGGCTGGGCAGGCAGGCACCATCTCTGGCCCAGAGAGTGTGGCACTGCCAGTGCATGATCTCAGTGCCAAGCCCACACTCTCGGTCTGACTGACAAACCTCTATTCATGCAGAAagagagaaggggagagagaTGAAAAGGAGGATGTGGCTGGGCCAAAGGAAGTGATCTCCAGGCAGAAGGAACTCCATGCTCTCCTGGAGGCAACACAAAGGAATCCCGGCAGCTTAAAGCCCACTCACAAACACTCTACAACAATCTCAGTGTTGCTTTTGTCAGCACTAAGCAGCCCGTTTTCCTCACCCCCCTCTTCTGCTTATCCAAAAGTAATAAACAGACCTACACTGCTCTCTCAGCCTGACAGGGGAGCGTGTATGTGTGCGTCTCAGCTGTGGGTTTAATAGGCTGACCTTTTAAGACAGGCTTAATGTGACTCAATAAGCAAAGTCAGAACAGTGCTATCAGATGACCCGTGACAACAGGAAGTCCCGGAAGGGCAGAGAGCAGGATGGCCGCTGCTGCACTAAACGCTAATGAGCAGCAGAGTCTGATTTCTGCAGGCATGACTGCACCCATTCACACTGTTGcccattcaaaacacacacacacacacacacacacacacaaaaatattgccAAGTCAAACCTTTCTGCATATCCAGTTTAAGAGGCGAAATGGGGTAATCCAGCCTCTGGGAGATAGGGAGACTTTAAGTGGTTATATGAAAACCGCAAATAAACACGACAAGAGATATGCACAGAGGGACAGAACAAGAGCTGTGGAGACAAAGAGCCAAAAGAACCAGTGAAAGAGCAGTTAACAAAACTGAAGAAAAGAGGCACAAGGAGAAACAAAGGCGGAGGCAATGAGACATAGTTGAATGAGTCAAGTTTATCTGAGCCAGGAGCCGCAGACATGAAGAGTGGGTGAGGACAAATCCTCTAAGATAGAGTCAAAgtcttttttaattgtgatgaaatTATAGCACTGCTAATCCCTGCCCTGTGCTTTTCCACATATTTTACCTGGATTAAAAGTAGGATTATACAGCATGCTCCCttctcttttttccttctcttgtGCCCTAATGCTCCCTGCTCTGCTCTCCTCACGCTGTTAACATGCCACTGACTTCCCTCTTCATCAAACATCaggatttaaaggaatagttcaacgaAAAATTCTGCCACAATTTACTTCATGTCactcaaaacagttttaattttgtgGAACACATCAGGAgtaattttaaagaatgttctAGTTGTGTTTTCCACACAATCAAAACCGGTTTTCCAGCTCAAAATGTGCATTCAAGTAGTTTGGTgctagtttaaaaagtttaataaaacagtgtttttgagaTGAATAAACCGAATAGTATACACAGTCATATGAGATGAAGACtcgtgaaaaaaagagaaaaaaaaagtatagtgcAGATCACCCCACTTGTACTTCGCCATGCTGAAATTGTGTGAGCTGTGGTATTTCACTCAACACAGAATAGAATGCTCACGCTTAAACTGCTGGCTTTGTAAAACACTAGCAGTGTAATGTTGTTTGATGATGcaaagagcaaaaaaacaaaGGTTTGAAATAATAtgacaaaggcaaaaaaaataaaataataaatcatatggCCCAAGATGAAAGGATTTACTGACGGAGAAATGAGATGCCCAAGGCAGCTCTTTTTTTGTTGGACAGTTAAGGGAATTGTTGTGTAGACCCCTCTCTAAAACTCACCATGATCAGTGTGATTTACATAAAACTTAAGAGACAATCATGCTGATCCACTTTGACAGGCAGTGGAACATCTAACACCATTGTGGTATCGGAACTTAAAGCTGaattcagtagtttttttttttagcaagtgcTTACATCGCTGTTCTTTGTGTACTTTAAAATGGACATAAAAGTACCACAGAAATAAAACCCCATATGGCTCACGTGTGAAGCCTTCAGCACCATACAGTAGTTTTGTGTAAGGAACAGACTAAAACTGAAGTTGTGCATAAAAACAAGCAAGTAGAGACAgacatggaaaaataaaaaataacactcttGAACTCACCGTGCTAGATTCCCGCTCTTTATCCAAGGGAGAATGAAGTcgtcgttaaaaaaaaaagataaagaaaaacaccaagtcagcatttacatttagtttctTACCAAAGCATGAGCATACCACTTTTGTTTTCTCTTCAGTGCATGCGTGCGTTACCTCTGTGCTCCAGGTCATGATGGTTCTTCTCGTCTTTGACTGGCAGGTGTGCCTGGCTACCCAGAGCTCCCAGCGCCAGCAGACCTGACCCTGAGCCCGTGACTGGAGGGATGCCTGGGGGCTGCAGGTGAGGGGGCAGCTGGACTGGGGGTCCGTGGGCAGCATGAGAAAGGTGTTGAGcctggagctgctgctgctgtcaacacacacacacgtacagcaAGTGGGTCAGAGGGAAAAGGCATATGGACAACAAACACTGAATAAAGGTGACTGGTTAAGCCCTTCTCACACAGGATGCACAGAGAGGAACACTGGCACCCTAACACCTCGATTAGTGGCTGGATCAAAGCAGGACACTTCA encodes:
- the LOC109093776 gene encoding transducin-like enhancer protein 3-B isoform X11; the encoded protein is MYPQGRHPAPHQPGQPGFKFTVAESCDRIKDEFQFLQAQYHSLKVEFDKLANEKTEMQRHYVMYYEMSYGLNIEMHKQTEIAKRLNAILAQIMPFLSQEHQQQVAQAVERAKQVTMTELNAIIGQQQLQAQHLSHAAHGPPVQLPPHLQPPGIPPVTGSGSGLLALGALGSQAHLPVKDEKNHHDLEHRERESSTNNSVSPSESLRASEKHRGTSEYSLDPKKRRVEEKDNMSRYDSDGDKSDDLVVDVSNEDPATPRVSPSHSPPENGLDKARALKKDAPNSPASVASSGSTPSSKVKDHPHNDKSSTPGLKSNTPTPRNDAPTPGTSNTPGLRPIPGKPPGIEALTAPALRTPLSIAPPYGSPFAMMGHHPEMNGSLTSPGVYPGLHISPQMSAAAAAAYGRSPMAGFDPHPHMRAPGLPASLTSIPGGKPAYSFHVSADGQMQPVPFPPDALIGPGIPRHARQINTLSHGEVVCAVTISNPTRHVYTGGKGCVKIWDISQPGSKSPVSQLDCLNRDNYIRSCKLLPDGRTLIVGGEASTLTIWDLASQTPRIKAELTSSAPACYALAISPDAKVCFSCCSDGNIAVWDLHNQTLVRQFQGHTDGASCIDISHDGTKLWTGGLDNTVRSWDLREGRQLQQHDFTSQIFSLGYCPMGEWLAVGMESSNVEVLHHTKPDKYQLHLHESCVLSLKFAYCGKWFVSTGKDNLLNAWRTPYGASIFQSKESSSVLSCDISADDKYIVTGSGDKKATVYEVIY
- the LOC109093776 gene encoding transducin-like enhancer protein 3-B isoform X8; the protein is MYPQGRHPAPHQPGQPGFKFTVAESCDRIKDEFQFLQAQYHSLKVEFDKLANEKTEMQRHYVMYYEMSYGLNIEMHKQTEIAKRLNAILAQIMPFLSQEHQQQVAQAVERAKQVTMTELNAIIGVRGLPNLPLTQQLQAQHLSHAAHGPPVQLPPHLQPPGIPPVTGSGSGLLALGALGSQAHLPVKDEKNHHDLEHRERESSTNNSVSPSESLRASEKHRGTSEYSLDPKKRRVEEKDNMSRYDSDGDKSDDLVVDVSNEDPATPRVSPSHSPPENGLDKARALKKDAPNSPASVASSGSTPSSKVKDHPHNDKSSTPGLKSNTPTPRNDAPTPGTSNTPGLRPIPGKPPGIEALTAPALRTPLSIAPPYGSPFAMMGHHPEMNGSLTSPGVYPGLHISPQMSAAAAAAYGRSPMAGFDPHPHMRAPGLPASLTSIPGGKPAYSFHVSADGQMQPVPFPPDALIGPGIPRHARQINTLSHGEVVCAVTISNPTRHVYTGGKGCVKIWDISQPGSKSPVSQLDCLNRDNYIRSCKLLPDGRTLIVGGEASTLTIWDLASQTPRIKAELTSSAPACYALAISPDAKVCFSCCSDGNIAVWDLHNQTLVRQFQGHTDGASCIDISHDGTKLWTGGLDNTVRSWDLREGRQLQQHDFTSQIFSLGYCPMGEWLAVGMESSNVEVLHHTKPDKYQLHLHESCVLSLKFAYCGKWFVSTGKDNLLNAWRTPYGASIFQSKESSSVLSCDISADDKYIVTGSGDKKATVYEVIY
- the LOC109093776 gene encoding transducin-like enhancer protein 3-B isoform X7 produces the protein MYPQGRHPAPHQPGQPGFKFTVAESCDRIKDEFQFLQAQYHSLKVEFDKLANEKTEMQRHYVMYYEMSYGLNIEMHKQTEIAKRLNAILAQIMPFLSQEHQQQVAQAVERAKQVTMTELNAIIGVRGLPNLPLTQQQLQAQHLSHAAHGPPVQLPPHLQPPGIPPVTGSGSGLLALGALGSQAHLPVKDEKNHHDLEHRERESSTNNSVSPSESLRASEKHRGTSEYSLDPKKRRVEEKDNMSRYDSDGDKSDDLVVDVSNEDPATPRVSPSHSPPENGLDKARALKKDAPNSPASVASSGSTPSSKVKDHPHNDKSSTPGLKSNTPTPRNDAPTPGTSNTPGLRPIPGKPPGIEALTPALRTPLSIAPPYGSPFAMMGHHPEMNGSLTSPGVYPGLHISPQMSAAAAAAYGRSPMAGFDPHPHMRAPGLPASLTSIPGGKPAYSFHVSADGQMQPVPFPPDALIGPGIPRHARQINTLSHGEVVCAVTISNPTRHVYTGGKGCVKIWDISQPGSKSPVSQLDCLNRDNYIRSCKLLPDGRTLIVGGEASTLTIWDLASQTPRIKAELTSSAPACYALAISPDAKVCFSCCSDGNIAVWDLHNQTLVRQFQGHTDGASCIDISHDGTKLWTGGLDNTVRSWDLREGRQLQQHDFTSQIFSLGYCPMGEWLAVGMESSNVEVLHHTKPDKYQLHLHESCVLSLKFAYCGKWFVSTGKDNLLNAWRTPYGASIFQSKESSSVLSCDISADDKYIVTGSGDKKATVYEVIY